The following coding sequences lie in one Acropora palmata chromosome 3, jaAcrPala1.3, whole genome shotgun sequence genomic window:
- the LOC141876728 gene encoding integrator complex subunit 12-like — protein sequence MATSSGPVEMDAMFIKALKLLHSRHPDSLEQLRALRDEAIRQYSQQVPPSKTAKEKTKEMKSSTNSDRRPSAISAGEVKSKSADKKYEGEIKQTIPAKQANMDRRLIEEASVETLEIGSSMVETVELSSSSLMDHSLAKKAKLQFDVEAVLDEGDLDSQSSLQPVVEDLMIDIGSVCGICYREESKILGNQLVECHECHSLYHQRCHEPRVMDSEVNDPRHVWYCGQCVRRMREMASSTSPKTRPAETTTSCNSKPLASTSRPNPMTSFKRPCISDAKPSSSTAMHQSFAIPALSTSTMPSSAAAALGSKPSTSGGSSSSQNIAMQSALKRLQMVKKKAQQRVLNHQQIRIPRR from the exons ATGGCGACCTCCAGTGGTCCCGTCGAGATGGATGCCATGTTTATCAAGGCGTTAAAGCTATTGCATTCGCGACATCCTGATTCTTTAGAGCAGCTTCGTGCCCTCCGAGATGAAGCCATCAGACAGTATAGTCAGCAAGTCCCTCCGTCGAAAACTGCTAAG gAAAAGACAAAGGAGATGAAATCTAGTACAAACTCTGATAGAAGACCAAGTGCAATATCAGCAGGAGAAGTCAAATCCAAGTCAGCTGATAAAAAATATGAAGGGGAGATCAAGCAAACCATCCCGGCTAAGCAGGCCAATATGGATAGAAGACTTATTGAGGAAGCAAGTGTTGAAACATTAGAGATTGGCTCTAGCATGGTAGAAACTGTGGAGCTCAGCTCTAGTTCCTTGATGGATCACAGTTTGGCAAAAAAGGCAAAGCTGCAGTTTGATGTGGAAGCTGTGTTAGATGAAGGTGATCTAGACTCCCAGTCTAGCCTTCAGCCTGTCGTAGAAGACTTGATGATTGACATAGGATCTGTTTGCGGTATTTGCTACAG ggagGAAAGTAAAATTCTAGGGAACCAACTGGTGGAATGTCATGAATGTCACTCTCTTTATCATCAG AGATGCCATGAGCCACGAGTGATGGACAGTGAAGTAAATGATCCAAGACATGTTTGGTACTGTGGTCAGTGTGTCCGGAGAATGAGAGAAATG GCAAGCAGTACATCTCCCAAAACAAGACCAGCGGAAACCACCACATCTTGCAATTCAAAACCACTGGCCTCCACCAGTCGACCAAATCCAATGACTTCTTTCAAAAGGCCATGTATCAGTGATGCAAAG CCAAGTTCTTCAACTGCAATGCATCAGTCATTTGCTATTCCAGCCCTCAGCACAAGTACAATGCCATCATCAGCAGCAGCAGCGCTCGGCAGCAAACCATCAACAAGTGGTGGGTCATCCTCGTCACAAAATATTGCTATGCAGTCAGCTCTTAAGCGCTTACAGATGGTCAAGAAAAAAGCCCAACAAAGAGTTCTCAATCACCAACAGATCAGGATACCCCGAAGATGA
- the LOC141876731 gene encoding uncharacterized protein LOC141876731 codes for MGAIMTFLLNMASNEVHILNAGGNSHEDLLSAVDLSKELQKLMLKIKGRFISEDGHTVDYNALKESDLFKEYVKMTAALTQVNLTSLERTEKNAFFLNIYNSLTIHGLAVCENGIPDSVLEISRFWRRTAYNIGGYIFSLDDIEHGILRGNRPHPSDGRSLFAEGDPRDQFVVSNVDPRIHFALVCGAKSCPAIQVFTAKNLETGLAAAARSFCSQEVITDNNEVTLSRIFLWYKTDFGSSDEERLRWIMQHLDKDEQEKLNILLGAPNIKVSYKEYDWNLNGSKL; via the exons ATGGGAGCTATCATGACGTTCTTGTTGAATATGGCCTCTAACGAGGTCCACATTTTAAACGCCGGTGGAAATTCGCACGAGGACTTGCTCTCCGCCGTTGACCTCTCCAAGGAACTTCAGAAACTTATGCTGAAGATAAAGGGCCGTTTCATCTCAGAAGACGGTCACACAGTTGATTACAATGCTTTGAAAGAAAGCGACTTGTTCAAGGAGTACGTGAAGATGACAGCAGCCCTCACGCAAGTGAATCTGACAAGTTTAGAGAGAACCgagaaaaatgcattttttttaa ATATTTATAACTCTCTCACAATCCATGGCTTAGCAGTGTGTGAAAATGGGATACCTGATTCAGTACTTGAAATAAGCCGTTTTTGGAGAAGGACAGCCTACAACATTGGTGGATACATATTTTCTCTGGACGACATTGAGCATGGCATTCTAAGAG GTAATAGACCTCATCCATCAGATGGAAGGTCATTATTTGCAGAAGGAGATCCTCGTGATCAGTTTGTAGTTTCAAATGTAGATCCTAGGATACACTTTGCTCTTGTTTGTGGTGCAAAG TCCTGTCCAGCAATCCAAGTATTTACAGCCAAAAATCTGGAAACTGGTCTTGCAGCTGCAGCAAGAAGCTTTTGCTCCCAAGAAGTGATCACTGATAACAATGAG GTTACCTTGTCAAGAATATTCCTTTGGTACAAAACAGATTTTGGGTCATCAGATGAGGAACGATTGAG ATGGATTATGCAGCACCTTGACAAAGACgaacaagaaa